CGGGCTTTATATCATACAATTTATCCCAAGTACTTTTAATTGGAAAGCCCGAGGGATTTCTCTCACTCAAGAAGTAAAGCCAGTTAGCTCGTCGGAGCCATTTCTTCAAGTTACACTCACTGTTTCTGCAAATGAGGTAAAGCCTATTTATCCTACtgtgtggattgtgagactATGCTACCTCTATTAAACCTGTGAGCGAAGCGGTGGATATTTTGCACAATGGAACACTGGAGAGGGCGGCAAATTGATGAAATCTTCGTGAATATagctcttttcctttttttttcattttgtgtGCAATGGGTGTTGAAGATCTTTTATCTGAGTGTATGCTCCAAAAGAGTTAATTTGTCGTACCGTGTCTCGCAATTGCAGGGGAACAATCCGTCTTCGACATTGAATGTGAGAATACCATCTTGGACATCTCGAAGTGGCGCGAAGGCTGCTTTGAATGCTCAAAGTTTAGATCTTACTAATCCAGGTAAGTTTGGTCCTTTCTTTGACATGTATCTTTTTCTGCTGTGCAGGTCTCATTTCTTGCCTTAAATCTATGTAGTGTGCAGGTTTTCATTCTGTAACATTCACACAAAATAAAATGAAGGCTGCATTTTTTCACGTATATGTACCATATATCCCCATAGGAAGTTACATTATCTGCATATATTCTTAGGATTAGCCTCTATTTGCATATGCGCCACTAAAATTAATAGCTACCCCTATTCTGTGAGAAATAGCCAATATTTCTGTGCATGCCCCTCTGCTTAAGAGCTTTTGGCACTGAAATGTGGTATGAGCAAAGAGTTATACCACAAATAAAAGTTATTGCCAAGGTTTTATAGGTCCAAATATATATAGGCCCAAGGGTATAGCTGCAAATATAAGTATCTCAAGGGGTATATATGCAAGAATAATATTGAATAATGTTTTGGAAACTCATTAAAGGGCCTTTTTGCCCCTTTTGTAGAGTTTAGTGTCGTCTGATTGAAGTGTTGTTTGattagtgctattagaagcactaTATTGAGATACCCTCGACAGCTTCCTTCTTTCTGCAACAAAACGCGAAGCATCAAATTGGAGCTTCTTCTGCTTTCGACGCTCAAAATCtcatttctcctttttttcctctGCAGCGGAAGTCATAGATTTttctctttgccacttgcaggTGATTTCCTCTCGGTCACCAAAAACTGGGCTTCAGGTGATACTTTGGACCTTCAATTTCCCCTCAGTTTGAGGACAGAAGCCATAAAAGGTTCGTAAACTCTACATATAAGTTTTTCATTCCATGAACGAAAAGTAGttgttctatatataaataaagactgattattttctaaatttcgTTTAGGTAATTGTTTTTCTTTGGTTTTCGACAGATGATCGACCCGAATATGCGTTGATTCAAGCAATCTTATATGGCCCGTACCTTCTTGCCGGCCTCTCAACCGGCGATTGGGATGTAAACGCGGGGAATTACAGCGGTATTTCCGATTGGATAACCCCCGTCCCATCTTCATACAATTCTCAGCTTTCCACTCTCACCCAACCGTCCGACAACAGCAACACCTTGTTCGTCACCTACTCAAACACTTCCCTCACATTGGAACGCCAACCCGAACCCGGCACCGACTCTGAGGTCCATGCAACGTTCCGAATCTACACTCTAGATTCGAAGGGCCGGCGGTCCATAGTAAATAGCCCTAAATTGGGAAGCTACGTGATGATCGAACCGTTTGATCTTCCGGGAATGGTGGTCACCAACAGCCTCGCAATCTCGAGGACGAAAGGCCCGGACACGGTGTTTCATTTGGTTCAAGGATTGGATGGGAACCCCAATTCGGTTTCGCTGGAGCTAGGGAGCAAGCCGGGGTGCTTCGTGCACGGCGGAGCGGGTTCTTCCAACGGGACGAAGGTTCAAGTTCAATGCCGAGGAAGTTTGAAAGACGGTGCGGAATTCAGTAGAGCGGCGAGTTTTGTTATTGTCGATGGGCTGAGATCATACCATCCGATTAGCTTTGCGGCGAAGGGTGCGAAGCGGAATTTCTTGCTGCAGCCACTGATGAGCCTGAGGGATGAGAGTTATACAGTCTACTTCAATCTGGGTGCTTGAGGAAAGTGTGGAGAGAGATGTTAGGATCTAAGAATAAGTCGCTGAcggcgatttttttttttttttttcttttgaatttgcTTGGTGTACATAATCGAAATCTCACGATTTCGCTTTAGTTTAGTGCTTTCGTTAGCTGTATTTAAGTCCGTTTTTAGGTGGCTTATTTCTCCTCATTTTGTGCAGAATAAGAACTTCGATTCGAAGCATGATAAGCTCATGTATTGAATGAAATAAACATGCGATTTCTTTCGAGAAAGTGTTGTAAAAAGTATTGCTTTGATGGGTTATCTTTTTGCTTGTGTGTGCTTAATGTGATTATCTGCCAAAATCAGTAGAGCTCCTTTTAGGatagacaaaagaaaaaaaaaaatcaaatatttgatTCCTCCTGAGAGCGTACAAATGACTTCGCGACCATGTTTCAATTCGaggtcaaattcaaattcagttAAACATTATGCTTTTAccatctactatatatatacacactaaaAGTTATACAGAATCATTGTACATTCgcattattttcgatgatgggagcATTCAATCGAGGAGTTTGAAATAaagatacaaaaaataaataaataaataaagttataaCAAACGGTGGAAACACAATTTAAGAGTTAAATCATGTTGTTTATTATTTCTTTGAACATTCCTTCACCAATAATGACCAAAGTTTCAAGGCCTAATATATTTGCACAAAAGCTTTTTACTTTACAGCAACTCGGGAGCGGGAGCTCTTGAACCTTGGACTGCAATAACTGTAAAAACAGAAAGACGCAAAGCAGCAAATTCTTTTCAAATtcaaaccgaaaaaaaaaaaaaaagttcagaaTTTAAATATTGCTCACTTCGGAGAAAGACGAAGTAATAAACTCAGTTTTGAGATTCACATGATAAAAGCTATTTTGCCCCAAAACAATCCAGTGAAGTTAAGAACCTGCAAGCCCTCCCCATATAATCGCAAACCAGAGATGAGAAAAATCAAAAACTTGTTTTTCACAAAGAAATCTTACTGTATAAGAACCCAACTAAAGAAATATACAACATTCAGATTCAAGTCCACAAGGTCGGTTAGCATTCATTCAATGTAATCTAGATTCCAAAATTTAGGATAGAAAAATGCTAATGAGATACAATTTGTACAATCAAAGAGCTCTCGCGCTAATGCGATGCATTTGCAGGTTTGTCAATAGAAACGCTATAAAGAGGAACAGACATTTGATTTACCAAAAGCAacatctttttctcttctttttttttctttttttttctctctagagCAGACAAAAGACTTCCACACAGTAGGGTTCGGTTTACTGCAAATGATTACATCTCTTTTTTCCTGCTTTTAGATGATGCTTACTATCGCTACTGCTAAGATTTATACTGAAGGTTTATCTTTTACGCCTTTTCGACTGCCTGTTGCTTTCAATCCTTTGCTGCACCTTCTGAAACTCTTCTTCTGTGGGTTCTGAAGAAGCGTCCGCATCGTGCTTTCCCATGATAGAAGAAATGATGGAATCAAATTGCTCTTTCCTCTGGGTTCTCCGCTGCATGATTGCTAATGCCAAATCTTCggtttctttttgcttcttctttgacCTATGAAGATTCCaagaataaaaaacaaataaatgaatAGTAAGCTCATAAGAAAAGCTGATTGATGATTTGGTGAACATAGTCTAGAAAAAGAGAAGCACTCACTTCACTCGCCTCTTTAGAGGATCAGTGGGAGGCTCCATTTGAGAAACTCGCTTCGCCCATTTCGCGTAAGCTTTAGTTGACTTCAATTCACCTAGCACGAAAAATACAGGGAAAATTATCGGCACCTTCGTTCTAATAATACTACTATATACACTGTAAAATTATGAAGGAAAAGGGAATTAATGTCATTTCGAATGGTTGCAATagaaaatcacataaatattATAGGCACTTTGGAGTTAGAAGAtgctaaacaaaataaaacttaaaatatttttactaaagaATGGATAAGATATAAAAGGTTGTCGCATGAAAAATGACATACCATCTTCTATTGCCTCGTCAATTATATCCTTAAAGCGGTGTGAATCCAATTTCGGGTCAGAACAAATCATAGAACAAAAAAGCCTGACAAGCAAACAGTTAGAGGTTAAAGACTTCctctttttttattcctttttaagGGGTACAGCGAAAGTATTTCACTCCAACTATGATTTTGCCCCTAATCTTCGCCTACCTGTTCATATCGCCCTTCAATTTTATATAGAGGTCTTTAAGATCCTTCTTTTCTGAATCTGACCCTCTGTAGTTAGCTTCGAACTCTTCAATATCAGCCTCTGTGACCTACATATAATAGAAAAACGCTTCTGATAGATATGTATAGGAAAAGTCGTAGGCTAAAATTCAGAAAATGATGAATTTGATTATTGACGTACTCGCTTATACATTGACCTAAAAAATTCTTGGAGATTTTCTGCAGCTTTGCCGACCAATGCCTGATAAGTTTGGAAAATTTACATAGCAGAATAAATAGAGAGGGAAATTAGAACAACTATTTTGCAAATAAACTtttgtaagttattttaaaCTACTTACGTCGTCATCAGCAATACCAGTTTGATCATATAATGCCCTTTTTTCCTCATCTCCAAGAATAGATATCACCTTTTGCAACAGCTGAAATTTCTCTTTAGCTTCCTGATGCAACGCAAAAGCTCAGGTTTAGGTGATGTTTAGAGGGTCCTCTTTGTAAAACAAATGAGAGTAGGTGTTATAAATGTTACCTCATCGCCTGGGTTCTTATCGGGGTGCAGACGCAAAGCCAACTTGTGGTATGCTTTCTTTATTTCTTGTTGAGATGCTGATCTCTCTACGCCAAGGATCTATACCCccgtaaaaataaaaagcaatatCTTCAATGATACTTACACTCAACTTTAAAGCCATAATTACTGCAGTATTTGCCAAGCAAAGATGTGAAATACCTGATACCTCACTTTCTAAAACTACAATTCAAGGATAACTGGAAAAAAGAAGAGTACCATTTGGGTCGAGCATAAGAATTAGAAGATCAAAATCTccaattttagttttaataataCACACCGTCTCATTATATCAccttagtgtgtgtgtgtgtgcgcgcgcgcgctttttttttttttcaaaacaactCTGTTAAATCTTATGATTGCAATCACTTTTTAACAAATGAAACTATAGTTTATTGATACAATCAACAACTAATAGCTAATTAGAcaatcaaatttaacaaaataccCTACTTAGTTAGATGGAgcaactcaaataaaaatatttaaatataaaaattaaattgaagtCGAGGGGGTGTGCCTATTTCAAAATGTCCTACAGTTGAGGGGATCTCGTGACATTAtcactaacatttttttttgtttctgaaaACATGATTTAACCCCTATTGCATACTTCCACCAAACAAAATTAGCGTTTCCCTAAAATCGCAgatcaaatttggatttttttttcttaaatgaaACAACAATACAAATACTTCAACCAATTAATTGATGGAACAAACACCCATCGTCCAACAAATTGAAACCCTAACCTCAAAACagaaaaaccaaataaaaaaaaactagtattttattgaacaatcaaatattttcctCCTACTGATCTTTCTACTAAACAACAACAACTACGACCTAATTagggcttaaaaaaaaaaatcaaaattggaTTTTTACTAAAATCCTTAATATAAGGAACACCCATTCTCCACAAATTTGAAGCCCAAACCCCCCCTattcaaccaaataaaatttaaaaaaaaaaaaagcaaaacccTATCATCATATCGCACTCGATAACTCCCAGCTCCCACTAAACCAGAGCTTAAAAGGAAATTGTCGAACCCTAATTTGAGATCCCTATtcaaccaaattttaaaaaaaaacaaatgatatCGCACTCGATTATTCCCAACTACCACTAAATCGGGGCTTAAAAGGAAATTGACGAACCCTAATTCGACATCCCAACGATCACAAAAAGGCAAAAaaggggccaaaaaaaaaaaagggattcaAAGCAAACCCAACCCACCTCGTCCAAGCTCTTCCcttcaaccaaataaaaaaaaaaaaaagcaaaaaaacccTAGCATCATATCGCACTCGATTATTCCGAACCCTAATTCGAGATCCAACGATCCCAAAATGGCAAAAAGCGGGCAAAATATTGGATTCGAAGCAAACTCACCTCGTACAAGCTCTTCCCCTCGGCGTCGCCGCCGAGGGCGGCTGCGTAGGGGATCTCTCCGGCGCCGCCTTCGTCCTCGgcatcggcgtcggcgtcggaaaccctaaccctagttttcttttttcgccCCATTTTCgccaataataaatagaatatattataataaatctatctatctattgtaTTGTATATAATGATTCCCAGTCCACAGTGACGTGGCCGAGAGGGGAGTGGGGTGGGGCCCAACCCCAAGGGAtgggccattttttttttttttaatttttttttcttttttctcatcAATATAGTCACAGAGATTGGGGCTTTTTATAAATCCAATCCAATTCTTCTTACTCTTtacgaaaatttaaaatatataattttttatacgtaAATTTCAAATAGTTTAGATTGTATATAgcagatataaattttaatattataatattgatcACTCAGATATAgattgtataataaaaaataaaagatagattggagtttaagttaaatttttatcttttaaaaattaattgagaAATTCAGCACCTCCACCCACATACCCTCCCTCGCACGCCACGACGTATTAAATTTTAAGTCAAATATATATGAGCCCTTAAATCTAAACATATgagtattaaataataaaataattttgaaagattggagaGATTATCCTTCAATAGTTTATAAGTCCTTATATACAGTctattatcttatttattttattttttaatatcaactTAATGTCATATAATCGTCTGATGAGATATTAATGttatacttaaaatttttagaaataccAAATAATAGATTGGTcgagtttaatttaaaaattagatatgcTAAAATTTTACGATATATCTTAATAagttttttctcaaaattataattcataAACGCCCAAGTTACGagtttcaaatatataaaagtgaGACTATTCTCGAATTTAACTTATTATCGTATTACTTAAAGTTGAAGTTCCGTATGTTTTAGTTCACTTTATTAGATCTAATTTGCTTCGAATTAAAAAGTAATACttgattttaatttcaattttactgctgcttgaatataatttattatttaatatttttattattgttatattttatttttatactattttaggctgttttttttttgatttgtatcttttattctttgattttttatttttactttggtttaatattttattattttattttacgcGATTATACCATACAGttcattattttacttttttatttttatgctaattgtaatttaattttctgcttcttttatttaattgaatTAAGTTCTATTTTGCCAGAGTATGTGCGCGGAAGGAAGGCCAGCGGATGGAGCTGGgctgccaatttttttttatttattttaatgattTTCTTTTCACACTAATTTAGTACTAGATTTAAtgttaatcaaaattttaaattaattataaattatatgatataaacataaattttgatcttatatatatgcatagatATAAActtacataaaataaaagagattatatggcgtttaaatatatttatttaataaatagttGGCAAAAAGTTACATGAAATTATTAAGACTAAAACTGTAAAGCAA
This window of the Ananas comosus cultivar F153 linkage group 19, ASM154086v1, whole genome shotgun sequence genome carries:
- the LOC109724717 gene encoding chaperone protein dnaJ 6-like, with the translated sequence MGRKKKTRVRVSDADADAEDEGGAGEIPYAAALGGDAEGKSLYEILGVERSASQQEIKKAYHKLALRLHPDKNPGDEEAKEKFQLLQKVISILGDEEKRALYDQTGIADDDALVGKAAENLQEFFRSMYKRVTEADIEEFEANYRGSDSEKKDLKDLYIKLKGDMNRLFCSMICSDPKLDSHRFKDIIDEAIEDGELKSTKAYAKWAKRVSQMEPPTDPLKRRVKSKKKQKETEDLALAIMQRRTQRKEQFDSIISSIMGKHDADASSEPTEEEFQKVQQRIESNRQSKRRKR